Part of the Pseudomonas sp. M30-35 genome is shown below.
TAATCGTTTTGTTACAAGTCCTAGCATGCTTACAACTCCTTGATATTCATACTCCCACCAGTCAGTGGGAGTCCGTCTGCTTGCGAAAATACAGCCATGGAACCGCACTTAGGTTGCATGAGCCTTTGAGCGCGATTCGAAATAGAGGATTACCGCAGGTGAATAACGCGCGTAATCGAGTCACTTTTTGTTTAGTCTTGGGGAACTCTATTGGAAAAAAATAGATTCAACTGTCCCAAAAGTGACAATTGATAAATAAGGTAATAAATGGACTTTTTTGATGCCGCGCAGACACTGCGAAGCCATGGTTGGCTGTCACAAACACCCGTTGAGTTTCAGGATGCGTTGTTAAGTCGTGCGACTCTCCAGCATTACCATGCGGGTGAGGTTATCTTGCGTTGTGCAATGCCCGGCAATGCCATAATTGGGCTGGCCAGTGGTTGCCTCGCCTGCCAATTGCCGCCGCGAGTAGACACTTCAAGCTTGCTTCATTTATTTGCGCCGGGCGCATGGACTGGTGAGTTAGCATTCCTCAGTGGAGGCATTCGTCGAGTTGACACCATTGCTTACACCGATAGTTATTGCCTGCGTTTGACTAAAGCCTGCATGGACAAAATCCTCGAGCAAGAACCCGGTTACTGGCAGTGGTGTAACCTGCTTACGGCGATCACCTCTGATGTCGCATTGATGACTCTCGATGCACTGACCACTTCTGATGCCACCACGCGAATCGCTAAGACATTGCAGCGGCTGGCAACCATTAGCGATAAAACCCGTCTGCCGAAAACCTCACAGTCTGATATTGGCTCGATGGCAGGCTTGTCGCGTAAAAGCGCGCACGAGGCGTTAAAGCGGCTGGAGCAAATGGGCATTGTGCGCTGCGGTTATGGAACTGTTGAGGTGCTCAGCCTCGATGCACTTGAGTGCATTTCGCAGGGAATTAAACCACCGGTTTGAGCAGGGACTCAGCGCATATCAATGGTCATCAGGACGAAGGGGATTCGATGCGGGGCAGACCGCAGTGGGTCTGCCCTTATTGAACTGATCAGTGACCTGGCTGCCAGGGTTTACCCAATGACACTGGCGCGAACAAGCGGGTTTTGATCGGGTCGCGTGACAACAACACCAAGACCACAATCGTTGCGACATACGGCAGCATGGCTAGCAGGTTCGAGGGGATCGACAAGCCGATACCCTGGGCAACCAAGTGAATGATGCTGGCCAAACCAAATAGGTAAGCGCCGAGCAACACACGCATTACTCGCCAACTGGCAAAAACCACTAACGCCAAGGCAATCCAGCCGCGTCCAGCTGTCATGTTTTCCGCCCACATTGGCGTATAAGCCAGCGACAGGTATGCCCCGGCCAAGCCGGCCATGGCGCCGCCGAACAGCACCGCCAGGGTGCGTACGCGCAGCACCGGTAAACCCATGGCGCTGGCGGCATCCGGGTTCTCGCCTACAGCTTGGACAATAAGACCAATGCGGGTTTTCAATATCACCCATGCGACCAGCGCAAACAGCGCGAATGACAGATAAATCAGTAAATCCTGAGCGAACAGCATGCGCCCGATCAGTGGAATATCACTTAAAAAAGGAATAATCACCGGTTCAAAACCGGTCAATGGTTTACCCACCCAGGCTGCACCAACAAAGGTCGATAAACCGACGCCGAAGATGGTCAGCGCCAAGCTGGTGGCTACTTGATTGGCGTTAAAGCCCAAAGCCACAGCCGCGAACAGCAATGACAAAAGCATGCCCGCCGCCATCGCCAGTATTACTCCAAGCCACAGGTTGCCGGTGCTGAACGCGATGATAAAACCAATTACCGCGCCAAATAGCATCATGCCTTCTTGGCCCAGGTTGAGTACGCCACTTTTCTCGCAGACCATTTCACCCAATGCGACCAGCAGCAGCGGAGTGCCGGTGCGCACCATGGCGAATAAAATGTTGCTCAGTAAGTCGATATCCATGCAGCTTCCTCACATTCTACTAACGCATCCGGCCGGGCCAGATGCCGCTGTTCTTAGGCCAAGGCGTTTTGCGTGTCTGTGCGTTTCGCCCATTGCCACTTAAAACGTGGGCGATACAAAATCAGCACATCGCAGGCGAGTAGAAAGAACAGCATCATTCCCTGGAACAACTGAGTAATTGCCTGCGGTAGGTTCATCGCCATCTGCGCGGTCTCGCCACCCAGATACAGCAGCGCCATAAGCAGGCTGGCGAAGAGGATGCCTAGCGGGTTCAAGCGCCCCAGGAATGCCACGGTGATTGCGGCGTAGCCGTAACCGGGAGACACCTGCGGCACCAGTTGGCCGATGGGTCCGGCGACTTCGCCAACCCCGGCAAGACCTGCCAATGCGCCGCTGACCAACAAGGCGAACCAGACCAGACGTTTCTCCCGAAAGCCGACAAAACCTGCGGCGCGGCGATCAAGACCGAGCACTTTGATCTGAAAACCAAGAAAGCTTTTCTGCAGTAAAACCCAGATGGCAACCAGTGCCAGCAGGGCAAAGTACAAGCCTGCATGGACACGGCCATCTTCACTGAGCAATGCCAATCGACTGAAGTCACCAAACATCGCCGACTCGGGAAAGTTATAGCCTTGCGGGTCTTTCAATGGCCCGTGAACGAAGTACAGCAGCAGGTTGAGGGCGATGTAGTTGAGCATGATGCTGGTAAGGATTTCATTGGCATTGAACTGCGTGCGCAGCCACGCCGTAAGCCCAGCCCAAGCAGCACCTGCAGCAATCCCCGCGCTGATAACTAATGCCAGTGCCCAATGGCTTTCCCAATCAATGATATGCACCGCCACGGCACTGCCAGCCAAGGCGCCGAGTAACAACTGGCCTTCGGCACCGATGTTCCAGATACGGGCGTGGTATGCCACTGCCAACCCAAGCGCACAGAGTAAAATTGGCAGTGCCTTGACCAACAGTTCAGACACGCCATACCAGTCGCTCAATGGCGAAATCAGCAATGTATGCAAGGTCAGTAATGGGTCGAGGCCCAGCAATAAAAACAGCAGCGAGCCGCAGATCAATGTCAGTGCAGCAGCCAACACCGGTGACAACCAGAGCATGGCGCGCGATTGCTGGCCGCGAGGTTCAAGCGATAACAACATAAAAACTCCGTCAGCTCAGAACAGCTTCAGTGTTGAATTGGCCCGCCATCCAGCGGCCGACCTCCACCGGATTGGTTTCAGGGGTATTGGCCAGTGCCGATAACTTGCCGCTGCTGAGCGCACCAATTCGGTCGCAAATCTGGAACAGCTCATCAAGGTCTTCGGATATCACTAGAATCGCCGTGCCTGCATCACGTAACGCAATCAAGGCGCGATGAATCGCTGTGGCGGCACCGATATCAACGCCCCAGGTCGGGTGGGCAGCGATCAGCAACTTGGGGTTTTGCATGATTTCGCGACCGAGAATGAATTTCTGCAGATTGCCGCCTGACAAGCTGCGTGCAGCCGTTTGTGCATTCGGTGTTTTTACCGCAAACCGGCGGATGATCTCTTCGGCGAACGCCACCACCGCATTGCGTTTGATCAAACCCTTGCTGACCAAGCCTTGTTGGAAGGCGGTGAGCAAAGCGTTATCGCTCAAACTCATGTCTGGGACTGCGCCATGCCCGAGGCGCTCAGCGGGTACAAACGCCAAGCCCAGTTGACGTCGTGCATCCGGTTGCAAGTGAGCAACCGGCTGACCGGCAAAATTGATACGCATGGCGTCGCGCTTGTGCAGTGCCTGTTCGCCACTGAGTAGCGCCAGGATTTCATCCTGCCCATTGCCGGCAACACCGGCTATACCCACGATCTCGCCACTGCGCACCTCGAGTTGTAGGTCGCGCAGCGAGGTGCCGAATGGGTCGGGGTTGTGCCAGGACAGTTGCTCGACTTGCAGGAAATGTTCGCCGCCGCTGACTTTCGGGTGACGTGTTTCAAGCCCTTCGGTTTCGCCAACCATCAACTTGGCCAGCTCTAAATCTGTGCACTGAGCAGGGATGCAGTGCCCGGAGACTTTGCCGCCGCGCAAGACTGTCGCGCTCTGGCAGAGTGCGCGAACCTCTCCGAGCTTGTGACTGATAAACAGAATGCTGCAGCCTTCAGCTGCGAGTCTGCGCAGGGTGGTGAATAACTCGTCAGCTTCCTGCGGAGTGAGCACCGAGGTGGGTTCATCGAGAATCAGCAGTTTTATGTCTTGCATCAGGCAACGCACGATCTCGACGCGCTGGCGCTCACCAATCGACAAGCTGTGCACCAGTCTTTCCGGTTCGAGTGGCATGCCATAACGTTTTGATACTTCGCGGATCTTCGGTTCCAGCTGTTTCGGTGTGCCAGCTTGGCGGCCCATTGCTAAGGCAATGTTCTCGGCAACGCTGAGCGTCTCGAACAGCGAGAAGTGCTGAAACACCATGCCGATCCCGAGGTTGCGGGCCATGGAAGGGTCACGCATGGTCAGCGCTTCACCGTGCCAGCGTAGTTCACCTTCATCAGGCTGGATGACACCGTAGATGATTTTCATCAAGGTGCTTTTGCCGGCGCCGTTCTCGCCAAGCAATGCATGGATTTCACCGGCCTGGATGTTCAGATCAATCTGATCATTGGCCACGCAGCCGGGATAGCGCTTGGTAATGCCGCGCATCTGTAAACGTGCGAGTGAAGTTGGGCTAGACATGGGCAGTGACTCAAATAAACGACTGCCGCTACTAAAGCAAAAACTTAGCCAGTCACAGTAAAAACTTGGCCGGTAGGTCAGAAAAGCCTATCTCAACGATGCCATTGACTGGGCGCTGTGATGCCGGGGACTTTATTGCACCAGTTTGGGGTGCCATTGTGCAGCTAGGGAGCAATATCAGTGCGCTGTAGTGTTACGACCCGACTCGCATCGATAGGTATAAACCGAGCATGAGGTTCAGGGGGCAATCAGTGCTTCACGGCCACGGGTGAGGTCGGCAACGAGTTGGGTGAAATCTTCGAAGTGCTCGGGGTTGATCGCCAATTCCAAATCGACTCCTTGTGCGGTGAATGCTTCCTTCTCGATCAGCACATCAAATTCACTCAGCCGGGCTTTGAGACGTGGCAACTCAGCAAACTGCACGTGACAATCGCAATGTACGCGCGCGACCAGTTGCAAGCGTTCGCCCGCCTGCAAGCACTTGTTGGCACCGCCGCCATAAGCGCGAGATAAACCGCCGGTGCCCAGTTGGATGCCGCCGTACCAGCGGATAACCAGAACGACCACTTGATCGAACTCTTGACCCTCAATCGCCGCCAGAATCGGCCGGCCAGCTGTGCCGCCCGGTTCACCATCGTCATTGAACCGGTATTGCTGGCCTACCTTCCACGCCCAGCAATTATGCGTGGCGTTGCTGTCACTGAATTGATCAATGAATGCCTGGGCAGCGGCGGGGCTGTCCGCATGCCCAGCCAAGGTGAGGAAGCGGCTTTTGCGAATTTCCTCTTGGTGCTGGCACGGGCTGGTAAGGGTGTAAGCCATCAGACTGTTGGCGGCGTTAGCCCGCAACCTTTAAGAATGATGTGGATCAGGTTGTTTGTCGCTTCTTCGAAGTCTTGCTTGGTCAGGCGCGAGCGGCCGCTGACTCGACAAATCTGTGCGGCGAAGTCTGCATAATGCTGAGTGCTGCTCCACAGCAGGAAAATCAAGTGAGTGGAGTCGACCCGGTCAATCTTGCCGGCGGCGATCCATGCATCAAATACTGCCGCACGGCCGCGGAACCAGGCGAGGTAGTCTTCATTGAAGTATTCAGTGAGGCACTCACCGCCACTGATGACTTCAATTGCAAAAATCCGCGAGGCTTTAGGCTGGCGCCGTGAGAACTCCATCTTCGCCCGAATGTAGCGGCTCAACGACTCTGCTGGGTCATCTTCAGCGGTCAGGTTGTTAAAGGTGCTGTCCCAGAGTTCGATAATGTTGCTCAGAACCGCAAGGTAAAGCCCGAGCTTATTGGTGAAGTAGTAGTGCAGATTGGCTTTGGGCAGTCCCACATTTTGCGCAATGGTGTTCATGCTGGTGCCTTTGAAACCATGGCGCGCAAACTCTTCTTCCGCAGCACGCAGAATGGCTTCTTCATTTTTCTGACGGATGCGCCCTGCAGGTTTACCGCTGTTGTTGGCGCTATGCGCTGGCACTTCAAGAGTCATGGGGGCGGTTCCGAATTATTCTGTGAACTGAGCTAATGAACAGATACCCGAGTGGCGCTTGGGTGACAAGCTCGGTAAGAAAAAAATACACTTGGCGAGTCAGCCGCACAGCTCTGGTGCGCCCTTGGTAGAGCGTGCGCAGCCTTGATGTTGTTGGTTGCGCTACGAGACATTACTTTTGTGTCCAACTCTGCGCCATTTTATTACTTTAGCTGCAGCCATGCACAGAGCACTTTCCTCGACGAAACTGCAAGCGCAATGCGTTGCAGTTTGATCTTCAAGTGTCGGTTTCGGTCTTGGGTTGTTGCTTTTGTTGTTTGGGTTGCCCACCCAGATACCAGCCAAGCAGCCCCCAAACCGCAGCGCAGACTGCTCCGGCCAGCGCTGCGACCAATACGCCGTTAGCCAGGTTGTCGATCAGCGCCTTGGCCCAGGCGCTGGCGGCGTCACCGGCGCGGTAAACCACCGTGTCGATAAAGTTCTTAGCCTTGTATTTGGTCTGCGCATCGAGCGGTGCAAAGAGCATTTCCCGGCCCGGACGCACGAAGGCGTATTCACCTACGCGGCGTACAATCATCAAGGCGGCGAGCACGGCGAAGGTCGGTGCCAGCGCCAGGCCGATAAACCCCAGGCAGACTAAAAACGGCACGCCTGCGAGCAGGGCGCGAATATCAAAACGCTGAGCGATGCGCCCGGTGATAAACAGCTGCGCGAGCAAAGATAGCGCTTGCACGGTAAAGTCGATCAGGCCAAATACACGGACTTGCTCGTTACGGTCGGTAAAGGTTTCGGCGACCAAGCGGGCCTGCTCGAAGTAGAGGAAGGTACTGGCGGTGGCAAGCAAAATCACAAATGCGCTGATACCCAATAAATAGGGGGAACGCACCACCTGAGTGAAGCCACTAAAGGGGTTACCCAGGACCGGTTTTCGCGGGTTTTCATTACGTTCGGCGCCCGGTCTGCCTGCACCGCTTACCGCGCGCCAACGCATCAGATAGCCCTTGCTCAGGAGTGCCAGTGCAAGCAGTAGCGCCGCACAAACCATTAAACCGCTTTCATCGAGCACATTAATCAATAGCGCGCCAAAGGCTGGGCCGATCAAGCCGCCGCAACTGGCGCCTGCCGCAATAAAGGCAAACAGGCGCTTGGCTTGCTGGCTGTCAAAGACATCGCTCATCAGGCTCCAGGCCACGGAAACCACGAACAAGTTGTAGACCGACAGCCACACATAAAAAGTGCGGGCCAGCCACACGTCGCGCTCGACCCAGCTAAATAGCGCTGCGAAGCCCAATAGATTCAGGATGAAAAAACCGTAGACCCAATCGATGTAGCGTTCGCGTGGTACATGCGAGTTGAGCCAGGCGAACAACGGCACGGCAATCAACATCAGGACAAACGTCGCGCTAAATAGCCATTGCAGATTTTCCACACCGCCAACGATGCCCATCGCTTCGCGAATCGGGCGGAGCATGAAGTAGCCGCTGAATAGACACAGAAACAAGGCAAAGCCGCTCAGCGCTGCCAGCAGCTCATGGGGTTTTGCATTAATGGCACTGGCTAGCTGTTGAACCCTCAGCATAAGCGCGGCAAGGGTTCAAAACGGGTGTGCGGCGTGGCCATCAGCTAAATGCCTGAATAATCCGCTCGCGTAACGTCTCATCAGGCAATCGGCCCATGCCTGCCTTGATGTTGTCGGTGACGTAGCGCGGCGTTGAGGTGGCCGGCAGCACTGCGGTCACCGCTGGGTTCGCGAGGATGAACTTGAGCAGCAGCTGCGCCCATGAAGTTGCATCGGTATCAATCGCCCAACCCGGTAACGACTGGCCTTTCATCTTGCTGAGTAGTTGACCGCGCATAAACGGTCGATTGACCAGCACGGCAATGCCGTTATCGGCACAGTACGGCAGCAGGTATTTCTCGGCATTGCGTTCGCCGATCGAGTAATTGAGTTGAACAAAGTCAGGTTTGTGTTTCTTCAGCGCCGCGAGCAAGTCGTCGTGCGCGGACTCCAGATAGTGGGTTATGCCTGTGTAGCGAATCTTGTCTTGCTCTTTTAGTTCGCCCATCAACTGCATCTGAGTCTGGGTGTCTTGCAGGTTGTGTACCTGCAGCAGAGCTACCTTGTCGGTCTGTAGTTTCTCCAGGCTGGAGTTGAATTGGGCAAGACCATTGTCGCGGCTGGTTGCTGATAGTTTGGTCGCCAGGAATGCCTTGCGCTGGGTATCGATACGTTTGAGTAACAAGCCGGTGACGGCCTCGGCGGTGCCGTAGCTTGGGGCGGTATCGATAAGCGTTGCGCCACCGTTGATAAAGTTGCGCATGACCAAATCAAGCGGGTTAATCCCTGCTTCATTTGGGGTTACGTTAAAGGTGCGCGAGGTGCCCATGCCAATAACCGGGAGCATTTCTCCACTGGCCGGTATTTTGCGCCGCAGTAATTGACTGGGCTCGCTGGCGAAGGCGAAGTTCGGTAGCAAAGGCGCTGCGGCGGCTAAACCAAGCAAGGCAGCGCTGCGCTGGATAAAGTGGCGACGGCTGGACATGGGGTCCTCCTGGTGAATGGTGCGCAGCAGGCGCATCGTAGAATCATAGTCTGATGACTACCCGCCATAGAACGCAGGACTGAACGAGTTGTTACTGGCTGTGTCGATTTATGCGATTGCAACCCTTTCAGTGTTTACCGTTTGCGCTTCCAGCGGCGTCACCGCTTGAAGGTGGTTGCTTTCAAACCACCGCGGCCGGGCAGGTATTCTCCAGTCACAATCAAATCTGCTGGGTGTTGGCTGAACCTCTGAAGCAGGTTCAGCTGACGGCTTCCAGCGCTTCGAGAAAGCTTTCAAGCACCAAGTGCGGACGACGACCTTTACGGGTCACTGCCGCTAAATTCAAATCATAGAAACGTGAGTCAGCTTTTAACGCGCGCAGGCGTCCTTGTTGCACCCATGCGCTGGCGTAGTGGTCGGGTAAGTAGCCGATGTAGCGCCCAGTCAGAATCAGGAACGCCATGCCTTCGCGGTCGGAGGCACTGGCGGTGCAGTTGAGCACTTGATAGTGCGTCTGTATTTCTGATGGCAAGCGAAAGGTTGGGGCGATAGCGTCTTGAGTGTTCAAGCGCTCATCGTCGAGTAGTTGATCGTCGGCATAAAACAGCGGGTGGCCGACTGCGCAATAGAGCAATGAGCGCTCATCGTACAGGGGCTGGTAGTCGAGTCCCGAAAGGGCGCCAGATTGCGGTACCACACCAATATGCAAGCGCCCGTCGAGCACGCCTTGTTCCACTTCGCTGGGTGGCGTCATGCGGATATTGACCCGCACATCCGGGCCGCGCTCCTTGAGTCGCGAAAGGGCGTTGGTGATGCGCATGTGCTGCACGGTGACCAGGTTGTCGGTCAAGCCGATATTCAGTTCGCCACGCAGGTTCTGGTGCAGGCCGTTGACCTCTGTACGGAAGCTTTCCAGCGCGGCGAGTAATTGCTGAGTTGACTGAAACACCTCACGGCCTTCTTCAGTCAGGGCAAAACCGGCGCGCCCCCGCTGGCAGAGGCGCAGGCCCAAACGCTGTTCGAGGTCGCTCATTTGCTGGCTGATTGCTGAGCGGCCTATGCCCAGCACGCTTTCGGCAGCCGAAAAACCGCCGGATTCAACGACGCTACGAAACAGTTTTAACAGGCGAATATCAAAATCGCTGACTTGGGCGAGCGGATCAGGGCGGCGAGTGCTCATTAGTTTAGTGGCCGGTTATCTAAAGATATGAAGAGTTGAGTTTTACCAACTTTATGCCCGTGGCACCTTTGATGGCAAGCGTACTTCACGTCCGAACATTGTCTTCTAGCGAGGCCGTCCCATGAACATGCCCCAGACCGCTACTCTTCCGTTGACCAGCCAGCTCAAGCTGGATGCTCACTGGATGCCGTTTTCCGCCAACCGTAACTTCCATCGCGACCCACGTTTTATTGTGTCTGCCGAAGGCAGCTGGCTGACGGATGACAAGGGGCGCAAAATCTACGACAGCCTTTCAGGGTTGTGGACATGCGGTGCCGGTCACTCGCGCAAAGAAATTCAGGAAGCGGTTGCCAAGCAGCTGGGCACACTCGATTACTCGCCAGGTTTCCAGTACGGCCACCCGTTGTCATTCCAGCTGGCCGAGCAAATTGCCGATTTGTTGCCTGCTGGTCTCGATCATGTGTTTTTCACCAGCTCTGGTTCCGAGTGTGCTGATACTTCAGTGAAAATGGCCAAAGCCTACTGGCGTTTGAAAGGTCAGCCAGCCAAGACCAAGTTCATCGGTCGTGCCCGTGGTTATCACGGGGTAAACATTGCCGGTACCAGCCTCGGTGGTATCAACGGCAACCGTAAAATGTACGGTCAGTTCATGGATGTCGATCACCTGCCGCACACCCTGCAACCGGGCATGGCCTTCACCAAGGGCATGGCGCAAACGGGTGGCGTTGAGCTGGCCAATGAACTGCTCAAGTTGATCGAACTGCATGATGCGTCGAACATCGCCGCGGTCATCGTTGAGCCAATGTCGGGTTCAGCTGGCGTGCTGGTACCACCAGTGGGTTATCTGCAGCGTCTGCGTGAGATCTGCACTCAGCACAACATCCTGCTGATTTTCGACGAGGTGATCACCGCCTTCGGTCGCATGGGTAAATGGTCGGGTGCTGAGTACTTCGGCGTGACACCAGACATCATGAACACGGCCAAGCAGATCACCAATGGTGCGGTACCGCTGGGCGCAGTGATTGCATCTAACGAAATCTATCAAACCTTTATGAACCAGCCATCGCCCGAGCATATGGTTGAGTTCAGTCATGGTTATACCTACTCGGCGCACCCGGTTGCCTGTGCGGCGGGCCTGGCTTCGCTTGAGTTACTCAAGCGTGAAAACCTGGTGCAGCAATCGGCAGAAATCGAACCGCACTTTGCCAATGCGCTGCATGGCTTGAAAGGCGCTAAGCACGTTGTGGATATCCGCAACTGCGGTCTGGCTGGAGCCATCCAGTTGGCACCACGTGATGGTGATGCTGTTATTCGTCCGTTCGAAGCAGGCATGGCTCTATGGAAAGCTGGGTTCTATGTGCGCTTCGGTGGCGATACCCTGCAGTTTGGCCCAACCTTCAATGCCATGCGTGAAGACCTCGACCGGGTATTTGATGCCGTCGGCCAAGCGCTACAAGGTGTCGATTAATGCCTAAGCGTATGCAGGCGGTGCCAACCGTTCAGGTTGATAACAGCGATGTTATCGTGACTGAGTGGCGGTTTGCGCCGGGCAGCGAAACCGGTGCCCATCGTCATGCGTACGATTATGTGGTGGTGCCAATGACTGCGGGCACACTGCTGCTGGAAACGCCTGAGGGCGATAAGCATGCAACCTTGGTGGCTGGCCAAGCCTACTTTCGCAAAGCGGGCGTTGAGCACAATGTGGTCAACGCCAGCGAGCACGAAGTGGTGTTTGTCGAGACTGAGATTAAAGCAGCGCAGTAGATTTTTTGGGGTCGCTACGGGCGATCCCTCACGTCACTTACCTTAGCGGGTTGGATTTAGCCGACCCCCTTAACGCCGACCCCCTTAACATAGTTGCTAACGGAGAATTCCATGAGCGTAGTTAATCACTTAATCCATGGCGAGGCAGTTGCTGGCACTGGCCGCACCGCTGATGTGTTCAATCCGTCTACAGGCGAGGTTATTCATCAGGTTGCATTGGCTGATCGCGCGACTATTCAGCAAGCAATCGACTCAGCCAAATCTGCTTTCCCGGCTTGGCGTAACACGCCGCCCGCCAAGCGTGCGCAGATCATGTTCCGCTTCAAGCAACTACTTGAGCAGCATGAAGACGCCATCTCGAAGATGATCAGTGAAGAACACGGCAAGACCCTTGAAGATGCCGCCGGTGAATTGAAGCGCGGTATCGAGAACGTTGAGTACGCATGCGGCGCGCCAGAAATCCTCAAAGGCGAATACAACCGCAACGTGGGTCCGAATATCGATGCCTGGAGCGACTTCCAACCCATCGGCGTAGTGGCCGGTATCACCCCGTTTAACTTCCCGGCGATGGTGCCGTTGTGGATGTATCCGCTGGCGATCGTTTGCGGCAACTGCTTTATCCTCAAGCCATCCGAGCGCGATCCAAGCTCGACGCTGTATATCGCTCAGTTGCTGCAAGAAGCCGGTTTGCCAAAAGGTGTGATGAATGTTGTGCACGGCGACAAGGAAGCGGTTGATGCGCTGATCGAAGCGCCAGAAGTCAAAGCCTTGAGCTTTGTAGGTTCGACGCCGATTGCTGAATATATCT
Proteins encoded:
- a CDS encoding Crp/Fnr family transcriptional regulator — protein: MDFFDAAQTLRSHGWLSQTPVEFQDALLSRATLQHYHAGEVILRCAMPGNAIIGLASGCLACQLPPRVDTSSLLHLFAPGAWTGELAFLSGGIRRVDTIAYTDSYCLRLTKACMDKILEQEPGYWQWCNLLTAITSDVALMTLDALTTSDATTRIAKTLQRLATISDKTRLPKTSQSDIGSMAGLSRKSAHEALKRLEQMGIVRCGYGTVEVLSLDALECISQGIKPPV
- a CDS encoding ABC transporter permease gives rise to the protein MDIDLLSNILFAMVRTGTPLLLVALGEMVCEKSGVLNLGQEGMMLFGAVIGFIIAFSTGNLWLGVILAMAAGMLLSLLFAAVALGFNANQVATSLALTIFGVGLSTFVGAAWVGKPLTGFEPVIIPFLSDIPLIGRMLFAQDLLIYLSFALFALVAWVILKTRIGLIVQAVGENPDAASAMGLPVLRVRTLAVLFGGAMAGLAGAYLSLAYTPMWAENMTAGRGWIALALVVFASWRVMRVLLGAYLFGLASIIHLVAQGIGLSIPSNLLAMLPYVATIVVLVLLSRDPIKTRLFAPVSLGKPWQPGH
- a CDS encoding ABC transporter permease: MLLSLEPRGQQSRAMLWLSPVLAAALTLICGSLLFLLLGLDPLLTLHTLLISPLSDWYGVSELLVKALPILLCALGLAVAYHARIWNIGAEGQLLLGALAGSAVAVHIIDWESHWALALVISAGIAAGAAWAGLTAWLRTQFNANEILTSIMLNYIALNLLLYFVHGPLKDPQGYNFPESAMFGDFSRLALLSEDGRVHAGLYFALLALVAIWVLLQKSFLGFQIKVLGLDRRAAGFVGFREKRLVWFALLVSGALAGLAGVGEVAGPIGQLVPQVSPGYGYAAITVAFLGRLNPLGILFASLLMALLYLGGETAQMAMNLPQAITQLFQGMMLFFLLACDVLILYRPRFKWQWAKRTDTQNALA
- a CDS encoding ABC transporter ATP-binding protein; this translates as MSSPTSLARLQMRGITKRYPGCVANDQIDLNIQAGEIHALLGENGAGKSTLMKIIYGVIQPDEGELRWHGEALTMRDPSMARNLGIGMVFQHFSLFETLSVAENIALAMGRQAGTPKQLEPKIREVSKRYGMPLEPERLVHSLSIGERQRVEIVRCLMQDIKLLILDEPTSVLTPQEADELFTTLRRLAAEGCSILFISHKLGEVRALCQSATVLRGGKVSGHCIPAQCTDLELAKLMVGETEGLETRHPKVSGGEHFLQVEQLSWHNPDPFGTSLRDLQLEVRSGEIVGIAGVAGNGQDEILALLSGEQALHKRDAMRINFAGQPVAHLQPDARRQLGLAFVPAERLGHGAVPDMSLSDNALLTAFQQGLVSKGLIKRNAVVAFAEEIIRRFAVKTPNAQTAARSLSGGNLQKFILGREIMQNPKLLIAAHPTWGVDIGAATAIHRALIALRDAGTAILVISEDLDELFQICDRIGALSSGKLSALANTPETNPVEVGRWMAGQFNTEAVLS
- a CDS encoding YigZ family protein yields the protein MAYTLTSPCQHQEEIRKSRFLTLAGHADSPAAAQAFIDQFSDSNATHNCWAWKVGQQYRFNDDGEPGGTAGRPILAAIEGQEFDQVVVLVIRWYGGIQLGTGGLSRAYGGGANKCLQAGERLQLVARVHCDCHVQFAELPRLKARLSEFDVLIEKEAFTAQGVDLELAINPEHFEDFTQLVADLTRGREALIAP
- a CDS encoding TetR/AcrR family transcriptional regulator, which translates into the protein MTLEVPAHSANNSGKPAGRIRQKNEEAILRAAEEEFARHGFKGTSMNTIAQNVGLPKANLHYYFTNKLGLYLAVLSNIIELWDSTFNNLTAEDDPAESLSRYIRAKMEFSRRQPKASRIFAIEVISGGECLTEYFNEDYLAWFRGRAAVFDAWIAAGKIDRVDSTHLIFLLWSSTQHYADFAAQICRVSGRSRLTKQDFEEATNNLIHIILKGCGLTPPTV
- a CDS encoding NTP/NDP exchange transporter; amino-acid sequence: MLRVQQLASAINAKPHELLAALSGFALFLCLFSGYFMLRPIREAMGIVGGVENLQWLFSATFVLMLIAVPLFAWLNSHVPRERYIDWVYGFFILNLLGFAALFSWVERDVWLARTFYVWLSVYNLFVVSVAWSLMSDVFDSQQAKRLFAFIAAGASCGGLIGPAFGALLINVLDESGLMVCAALLLALALLSKGYLMRWRAVSGAGRPGAERNENPRKPVLGNPFSGFTQVVRSPYLLGISAFVILLATASTFLYFEQARLVAETFTDRNEQVRVFGLIDFTVQALSLLAQLFITGRIAQRFDIRALLAGVPFLVCLGFIGLALAPTFAVLAALMIVRRVGEYAFVRPGREMLFAPLDAQTKYKAKNFIDTVVYRAGDAASAWAKALIDNLANGVLVAALAGAVCAAVWGLLGWYLGGQPKQQKQQPKTETDT
- a CDS encoding aldo/keto reductase; its protein translation is MSSRRHFIQRSAALLGLAAAAPLLPNFAFASEPSQLLRRKIPASGEMLPVIGMGTSRTFNVTPNEAGINPLDLVMRNFINGGATLIDTAPSYGTAEAVTGLLLKRIDTQRKAFLATKLSATSRDNGLAQFNSSLEKLQTDKVALLQVHNLQDTQTQMQLMGELKEQDKIRYTGITHYLESAHDDLLAALKKHKPDFVQLNYSIGERNAEKYLLPYCADNGIAVLVNRPFMRGQLLSKMKGQSLPGWAIDTDATSWAQLLLKFILANPAVTAVLPATSTPRYVTDNIKAGMGRLPDETLRERIIQAFS
- a CDS encoding LysR family transcriptional regulator, yielding MSTRRPDPLAQVSDFDIRLLKLFRSVVESGGFSAAESVLGIGRSAISQQMSDLEQRLGLRLCQRGRAGFALTEEGREVFQSTQQLLAALESFRTEVNGLHQNLRGELNIGLTDNLVTVQHMRITNALSRLKERGPDVRVNIRMTPPSEVEQGVLDGRLHIGVVPQSGALSGLDYQPLYDERSLLYCAVGHPLFYADDQLLDDERLNTQDAIAPTFRLPSEIQTHYQVLNCTASASDREGMAFLILTGRYIGYLPDHYASAWVQQGRLRALKADSRFYDLNLAAVTRKGRRPHLVLESFLEALEAVS